The Vicia villosa cultivar HV-30 ecotype Madison, WI linkage group LG1, Vvil1.0, whole genome shotgun sequence genome includes a region encoding these proteins:
- the LOC131619482 gene encoding uncharacterized protein LOC131619482, with amino-acid sequence MILISKAFIFLLPMMVMLSSTTYSHIQNSPQIIKSATYWSKKFEVGPGDVIATNIFDIEFPNGHIGVKSFDVDLVDEQGNSVPLYETYIHHWFAVKFHVSKDKNKSHNYTDHTKPFEDPIFLRNDGACNGGILPHIWGLGSETRGTSSKLPDPFAVELGNPANITKGWEEKWLFNIMVIDTRGTENRKSCSECRCDQFNLPENFYNTTYDIHGKPLSSKYIGGVFCCKNNFQCRLKKGFQAPRRKLALKYKITWVDWDKHQIPVKFYILDSTDRVIINGSETIHDCLTEYTIPENKSNDLVHVQKASIPMKNGGYLIYGTAHAHTGVVNATLYGQDGRTLCTSTPRYGTGNEAGNEEGYAVGMSVCYPKPGSIKINDGEMVTMESRYKNEFLTGAMGHMYFYLADRLPHTT; translated from the exons ATGATATTAATCTCCAAAgcatttatatttttgttacCAATGATGGTGATGTTGTCAAGTACAACTTACTCACACATACAAAACTCTCCACAAATTATCAAATCAGCAACATATTGGTCAAAAAAGTTTGAAGTGGGCCCTGGGGATGTTATAGCTACAAATATATTCGATATTGAATTTCCAAATGGTCATATTGGAGTCAAGAGCTTTGATGTTGATCTAGTTGATGAACAAGGAAATTCGGTTCCCTTGTATGAAACATACATCCATCATTGGTTTGCTGTTAAATTTCATGTAAGTAAGGATAAGAATAAATCACACAATTATACTGATCATACCAAACCTTTTGAGGATCCCATTTTCTTAAGAAACGATGGAGCTTGCAATGGCGGTATACTTCCACATATATGGGGTTTGGGAAGTGAAACACGAGGAACAAGTTCAAAACTTCCAGATCCTTTTGCGGTTGAACTTGGAAACCCTGCCAATATTACAAAGGGTTGGGAAGAGAAATGGTTATTTAATATCATGGTCATTGATACACGTGGAACAGAAAATAGAAAAAGTTGTAGTGAATGTAGGTGTGACCAATTTAATCTCCCAGAGAATTTTTATAACACGACATATGACATCCATGGAAAGCCACTGTCCTCCAAATATATAGGAGGAGTATTTTGTTGTAAAAACAACTTCCAATGCAGATTGAAAAAAGGATTTCAAGCACCAAGGCGAAAGCTTGCTTTAAAGTACAAAATAACATGGGTTGACTGGGACAAACATCAAATTCctgttaaattttatatattagatTCCACTGATCGAGTCATCATAAATGGTTCTGAAACAATCCACGATTGTCtg ACTGAGTATACTATTCCAGAAAATAAAAGCAATGACCTTGTCCATGTTCAGAAAGCAAGCATCCCTATGAAAAATGGTGGTTATCTTATATACGGTACTGCTCATGCACATACTGGTGTTGTTAATGCAACACTATATGGACAG GATGGAAGGACATTATGTACATCAACACCAAGATACGGAACGGGAAATGAAGCAGGAAATGAGGAAGGATACGCTGTTGGAATGTCTGTATGTTATCCAAAACCAGGTTCAATCAAGATTAATGATGGGGAAATGGTGACAATGGAATCCAGATATAAAAATGAATTTCTCACTGGAGCTATGGGGCATATGTACTTCTATTTGGCTGATCGACTACCACACACAACATAG